From one Natrinema saccharevitans genomic stretch:
- a CDS encoding acetone carboxylase subunit gamma — MLAAVRVVCGGSVLVRRFHCPDCAVLIDHEIARTEDPILHDLETDLEALRARTHRRGHLADPPHRAITF, encoded by the coding sequence GTGTTGGCCGCTGTCCGGGTCGTCTGCGGTGGCTCCGTCCTTGTCCGGCGATTCCACTGTCCTGACTGCGCTGTGTTGATCGACCACGAGATCGCTCGAACCGAGGATCCGATCCTCCACGATCTGGAGACCGATCTCGAAGCGCTCCGAGCGCGAACGCACCGGCGAGGACACCTCGCCGATCCACCGCACCGAGCCATAACTTTTTGA
- a CDS encoding acetoacetate decarboxylase family protein, translating into MSGLVRSRDEIEAIQERMAENRFYDAKQVAIRFRTRESTVERILPPGLEPIEDPVMRADVVDVGRSNCVGSFRGGGVYVRAQHDGHVGEYCVTMPMSTEEAIAWGRELFGEPKTKATISLERTGDEVRGRVSRRGESLIEIDATIDAKREPEPTSQTVYHYKALPDATGRGFQFDPTLVRVTLDSDLAAYESGTGSLSLGEGPNGPLSDLEIAEVLGASYTEADLRTTQENVTTVDPESFLPYAFGAGRSNDWLELDNLSD; encoded by the coding sequence ATGTCCGGACTCGTTCGGTCGAGAGACGAGATCGAAGCGATTCAAGAACGGATGGCGGAGAACCGATTCTACGACGCGAAGCAGGTGGCGATCAGGTTTCGCACTCGCGAGTCGACTGTCGAGCGGATTCTCCCGCCCGGTCTGGAACCGATCGAGGACCCGGTGATGCGAGCCGACGTCGTCGACGTCGGACGCAGTAACTGCGTCGGCTCGTTCCGCGGCGGCGGCGTCTACGTCCGTGCGCAGCACGACGGCCACGTCGGAGAGTACTGCGTAACCATGCCGATGTCGACGGAGGAAGCGATCGCGTGGGGCCGAGAGCTGTTCGGCGAACCGAAGACGAAAGCTACCATCTCGCTCGAGCGCACCGGCGACGAGGTGCGCGGGCGAGTGAGCCGTCGAGGCGAGTCGCTCATCGAGATCGACGCGACTATCGACGCGAAACGGGAACCCGAACCGACGTCGCAGACGGTCTATCACTACAAGGCACTTCCCGACGCGACCGGGCGGGGGTTCCAGTTCGACCCGACGCTGGTGCGGGTCACGTTGGACAGCGATCTCGCCGCGTACGAGTCCGGTACCGGATCGCTTTCGCTGGGCGAGGGCCCGAACGGCCCGCTCAGTGACCTCGAAATAGCGGAAGTCCTCGGCGCGTCGTACACCGAAGCGGACTTGCGCACGACACAGGAGAACGTGACCACCGTCGACCCCGAATCGTTCCTCCCGTACGCCTTCGGGGCCGGACGCAGCAACGACTGGCTCGAGTTGGACAATCTGTCCGACTGA
- a CDS encoding acyl-CoA dehydrogenase family protein, with product MDFGIPEPLQQLLDELDAFIEAEIEPLQREHDRFFDHRREDARTNWEDGTPTAEWEALLEEMRRRADEAGFYRYMLPEEYGGRDGSNLGMAVIREHLASKGVGLHNVLQQEAAVVGNFNVAELVLEFGSEERKERHLEDLIEGETTAAFGLSEPEHGSDATHMDTTAEKAGDEWVINGAKRWNSGMHTADYDVIFARTDGEDGDHEGITAFWVPTDADGVDVEYFHWTFNMPTDHAEVTLDDVRVPDDAILGEEGKGLQQASYFVHEGRIRQAASSVGAAQYCIDEAVEFAKDRHTWDEPLAKRQGIQFPLADLHTEAELVRNLVYKTAWQLDEGSQQSVSDKVSMANYRANLLACDAADRAMQVHGGQGYTRHKPFEHVYRHHRRYRITEGSEEIQKRNVAGHLFDYLG from the coding sequence ATGGATTTCGGGATCCCGGAGCCGCTCCAGCAGTTGCTCGACGAACTCGACGCGTTCATCGAAGCGGAGATCGAACCCCTCCAGCGGGAACACGACCGGTTCTTCGATCATCGACGCGAGGACGCGCGGACGAACTGGGAGGACGGTACGCCGACGGCCGAGTGGGAGGCGTTGCTCGAGGAGATGCGCCGACGCGCCGACGAAGCCGGGTTCTACCGGTACATGCTTCCCGAGGAGTACGGCGGCCGGGACGGGAGCAACCTCGGAATGGCGGTGATTCGGGAACACCTCGCCAGCAAGGGCGTCGGCCTGCACAACGTCTTGCAGCAGGAGGCCGCCGTCGTCGGCAACTTCAACGTCGCCGAGTTGGTACTCGAGTTCGGGAGCGAAGAGCGAAAAGAGCGCCACCTCGAGGACCTCATCGAGGGCGAGACCACCGCCGCGTTCGGCCTGTCCGAACCCGAACACGGCAGCGACGCGACGCACATGGACACCACGGCCGAGAAAGCGGGCGACGAGTGGGTGATCAACGGCGCCAAGCGCTGGAACAGCGGGATGCACACCGCCGACTACGACGTCATCTTCGCTCGGACCGACGGCGAGGACGGCGACCACGAAGGGATCACCGCGTTCTGGGTGCCGACGGACGCGGACGGGGTCGACGTCGAGTACTTCCACTGGACGTTCAACATGCCGACCGACCACGCCGAGGTGACCCTCGACGACGTTCGCGTTCCCGACGACGCGATCCTCGGCGAGGAAGGGAAAGGGCTCCAGCAGGCGTCGTACTTCGTCCACGAGGGCCGCATCAGGCAGGCCGCCTCGAGCGTCGGGGCCGCCCAGTACTGTATCGACGAGGCGGTCGAGTTCGCGAAGGACCGCCACACCTGGGACGAACCGCTCGCGAAGCGACAGGGGATCCAGTTCCCGCTCGCCGACCTGCACACGGAGGCCGAGCTGGTTCGAAACCTGGTGTACAAGACGGCGTGGCAACTCGACGAGGGCAGTCAACAGAGTGTCAGCGACAAGGTCTCGATGGCGAACTACCGCGCGAACCTGCTGGCGTGTGACGCCGCCGACCGGGCGATGCAGGTCCACGGCGGACAGGGGTACACGCGCCACAAGCCGTTCGAACACGTCTACCGTCACCACCGGCGCTACCGTATCACCGAGGGATCGGAGGAGATCCAGAAGCGCAACGTCGCCGGGCACCTGTTCGACTACCTCGGGTAG
- a CDS encoding phosphotransferase family protein, translated as MTDFSSDALSTYLSGTLGDGGVTVDDVVAHTEGWSRDTVSFTARYREGGDEVTERLVLRAENELQHDIDDESLPGNDIRTEYETVAAAQDAPVPVPRVRWFDETGGPFGRGLFVMDHLEGEPPITWDPRDRQDLYDAWDSDDRRLPNRFVDAAAGVHSIDGAAIPGIEDVPPDEVVTREIDRWEELYRSAELKREPAVEEAIRWFRANAPTVPETTLVHGDFRIGNALIDGDRITGLLDWEFARVGDPLFDLGYASTRYFAGKLVEPIERPELACSLLEREWFYDEYERRTGRTVDRERVRYWQAFSAFVMLTICCWGASQYETGSSDDVRNAWFQYPVPGLIEDLLAIIEDDRL; from the coding sequence ATGACGGACTTTTCGTCCGACGCGCTCTCGACGTATCTCTCCGGGACACTCGGCGACGGGGGCGTGACCGTCGACGACGTCGTCGCCCACACCGAGGGATGGTCTCGAGACACGGTGTCGTTCACGGCTCGCTATCGCGAGGGAGGCGACGAGGTGACCGAACGGCTCGTCCTGCGAGCCGAGAACGAACTCCAGCACGACATCGACGACGAGTCGCTGCCCGGCAACGACATTCGGACGGAGTACGAGACGGTCGCGGCGGCGCAAGACGCACCCGTTCCGGTCCCGCGGGTTCGCTGGTTCGACGAGACCGGCGGGCCGTTCGGACGCGGCCTCTTCGTCATGGATCACCTCGAGGGGGAGCCGCCGATCACGTGGGATCCGCGCGACCGGCAGGACTTGTACGACGCGTGGGACTCGGACGACCGACGCCTTCCGAACCGGTTCGTCGACGCCGCCGCGGGCGTCCATTCGATCGACGGCGCGGCGATTCCGGGGATCGAAGACGTCCCGCCCGACGAGGTCGTAACTCGCGAGATCGACCGCTGGGAGGAACTGTACCGGAGCGCCGAACTGAAGCGGGAGCCGGCGGTCGAGGAGGCGATCCGCTGGTTCCGCGCGAACGCGCCGACGGTTCCCGAAACGACGCTGGTCCACGGCGACTTCCGGATCGGCAACGCCCTCATCGACGGCGATCGGATCACCGGGCTGCTCGACTGGGAGTTCGCCCGCGTCGGCGATCCCCTGTTCGACCTCGGCTACGCGAGTACGCGGTACTTCGCCGGAAAACTCGTCGAGCCGATCGAGCGGCCCGAACTGGCCTGTTCGCTGCTCGAGCGGGAGTGGTTCTACGACGAGTACGAGCGCCGGACGGGACGGACCGTCGACCGCGAGCGCGTCCGCTACTGGCAGGCGTTCTCGGCGTTCGTCATGCTCACCATCTGCTGCTGGGGTGCCAGTCAGTACGAGACCGGCTCGAGCGACGACGTCCGCAACGCCTGGTTCCAGTACCCCGTCCCGGGGCTGATCGAGGACCTGCTCGCCATCATCGAGGACGACCGTCTCTGA
- a CDS encoding hydantoinase/oxoprolinase family protein — MYTLGMDIGGTFTDFTLVDRESGDVTVDKEPTTPANPAEGALTGAHRILEENGVAFGELDTVIHGTTLVSNTLIEGTGATTGLLTTDGIRDTLELRRGSRYDMFDWEMEYPDPLVPRQRRLELNERLNDAGEVVEPLDREEVRERTRTLVEDHDVDSVAVSLLHSYESDEHERIVADVIAEEYPDLNVSLSSAVVPVIREYERTSTTVINAYVAPVVADYLEFLRSELESEGFAGEVYMMTSSGGIVDVRTAKAEPIRLVESGPAAGVLASRIFGENHGNDDVFSFDMGGTTAKGSIVEDGDVRMKYEADVARVHRFKEGSGYDLVSPLIDLTEIGAGGGSIAAVNDVGLIEVGPESSGSDPGPICYNRGGEDPTVTDASLLLGYLNPENFYGGRMDLAAEKTRSIFEERLADPLGVSVTEAAWRVFEVVNENMATAFRRYAASRGLDTRGLSMTALGGAGPSHAFRVARKLDIDEVVCPYGAGVGSSIGLTEAPRMYEASSTSQAVLETLSTDDFRRQFDALREEAAAVLERAGIDPDETEASLSLDMRHVDQGHEIKVPLEGYDSDEVTPDVAREAFERTYRETFNRETLEFPVEVLTYRLELSEGGRDAETAQLAVPDDGSDEPTSRDVYFGAEEGTVTTDIYSWDGLEAGQTIAGPVVVEADQTTVVADPDSSVTVADNYDITIEL; from the coding sequence ATGTATACGCTTGGCATGGACATCGGCGGGACCTTCACGGACTTCACGCTGGTCGATCGGGAGTCCGGCGACGTCACCGTCGACAAGGAGCCGACGACGCCGGCCAATCCAGCGGAGGGGGCGCTGACCGGTGCCCACCGGATCCTCGAGGAGAACGGCGTCGCGTTCGGAGAGTTGGACACCGTTATTCACGGAACGACGTTGGTCTCGAACACGCTCATCGAAGGGACCGGCGCGACGACGGGACTGTTGACGACCGACGGGATCCGCGATACGCTCGAGTTGCGGCGCGGATCGCGGTACGACATGTTCGACTGGGAGATGGAGTACCCCGATCCGCTGGTCCCCCGCCAGCGCCGGCTCGAACTGAACGAGCGGCTGAACGACGCGGGGGAAGTCGTCGAACCGCTCGACCGCGAGGAAGTCCGCGAGCGGACCCGAACGCTGGTCGAGGACCACGACGTCGACTCCGTCGCCGTCTCGCTGCTCCACTCCTACGAATCGGACGAACACGAACGGATCGTGGCGGACGTCATCGCGGAGGAATACCCCGACCTGAACGTCTCGCTGTCCTCGGCGGTCGTCCCGGTCATCAGGGAGTACGAGCGGACGTCGACCACCGTCATCAACGCCTACGTCGCGCCCGTCGTGGCGGACTACCTCGAGTTCCTCCGCTCGGAGCTGGAATCGGAGGGGTTCGCGGGCGAGGTCTACATGATGACCTCGTCGGGCGGTATCGTCGACGTTCGAACGGCGAAGGCGGAGCCGATTCGGCTCGTCGAGTCCGGGCCGGCGGCGGGCGTCCTCGCCTCGCGCATCTTCGGCGAGAACCACGGCAACGACGACGTGTTCTCGTTCGACATGGGCGGCACCACTGCGAAGGGCTCGATCGTCGAAGACGGCGACGTGCGGATGAAATACGAGGCCGACGTCGCTCGCGTCCACCGGTTCAAAGAAGGCAGCGGCTACGACCTCGTCTCGCCGCTGATCGACCTGACCGAGATCGGCGCCGGCGGCGGCTCGATCGCCGCCGTGAACGACGTCGGACTCATCGAAGTCGGTCCGGAATCGTCCGGATCCGACCCCGGCCCGATCTGTTACAACAGGGGCGGTGAGGATCCGACGGTGACGGACGCGTCGCTCCTGCTCGGCTACCTCAACCCGGAGAACTTCTACGGCGGACGGATGGACCTGGCCGCGGAGAAGACCCGCTCGATCTTCGAGGAACGCCTCGCCGACCCGCTCGGCGTCTCCGTCACGGAGGCGGCGTGGCGGGTGTTCGAGGTCGTCAACGAGAACATGGCGACGGCGTTCCGGCGATACGCCGCCTCCCGCGGGCTCGATACGCGCGGGCTCTCGATGACCGCGCTCGGCGGTGCGGGGCCCTCGCACGCGTTCCGGGTCGCCCGCAAACTCGACATCGACGAGGTCGTCTGCCCGTACGGCGCGGGCGTCGGCTCCTCGATCGGACTCACCGAAGCGCCGCGCATGTACGAGGCCAGTTCGACCAGCCAGGCCGTCCTCGAGACGCTGTCTACCGACGACTTCCGGCGACAGTTCGACGCCCTCCGCGAGGAGGCGGCGGCCGTTCTCGAGCGGGCCGGCATCGACCCCGACGAGACCGAGGCGTCGCTCAGCCTCGACATGCGCCACGTCGACCAGGGCCACGAGATCAAGGTCCCCCTCGAGGGGTACGACAGCGACGAGGTGACGCCCGACGTCGCTCGCGAGGCCTTCGAGCGGACGTACCGGGAGACGTTCAACCGCGAAACGCTCGAGTTCCCCGTCGAAGTCCTCACGTACCGGCTCGAACTCAGCGAGGGTGGCCGCGACGCCGAGACCGCACAGCTCGCCGTTCCCGACGACGGGAGCGACGAACCGACCAGCCGCGACGTCTACTTCGGCGCCGAAGAGGGAACGGTCACGACCGACATCTACAGCTGGGACGGGCTCGAAGCGGGCCAGACGATAGCGGGCCCTGTCGTCGTCGAGGCCGACCAGACGACGGTCGTCGCCGATCCGGATTCGAGCGTGACCGTGGCCGACAACTACGATATCACCATCGAACTATGA
- a CDS encoding hydantoinase B/oxoprolinase family protein, producing MSGTNDTGATDSAGLETQVLWNRLQATADEMYDAAERLAYSFSIREGADASTAVMTADGDAIGLSDQSVPVLSGALSRTTRIILADYFPPETLEPGDTIITNDPWSGGGHLSDVVVLNPVFHDGDLVSIVGSLGHTDDVGGNRGGWSTDAEQVYEEGLLVPPVKLYEAGERNDAIDSVIRSNVRIPHQALGDLEALRSGNTVGEERVREIVDERGPETFDRVADEVITRTERALRERFADLPDGTYEESVEFAIADHDLEICVAATIDGDDLEVDFTGTSAQVEGGINCPFGNIVTITEYIVKCMLVPDLPNAEGFFRPIEVTAPEGSILNCDRPKATMGRHLTYSRAEDALIRALGQVVPESALSEMAGIQLAPFSGADENGDEFIAVGGTAGGLPPSADKDGIPGVYFPYNGQNTPIEMFERYSPLRWEETALVPDSEGAGEHRSGPAMRTSYHNPTERRVYFALTSGRADDDPSGFRGGRPGNRATTASSSDEKDVPPNGSGVLEPGETLTLVSATPGGYGDPEDRDPEAVAEDVEQGLLTEERAREVYGYQPDEP from the coding sequence ATGAGCGGAACGAACGACACCGGGGCGACCGATTCGGCAGGCCTCGAGACGCAGGTGCTGTGGAACCGACTCCAAGCGACCGCCGACGAGATGTACGACGCCGCCGAGCGGCTGGCGTACTCTTTCTCCATTCGAGAGGGGGCCGACGCCTCGACGGCAGTCATGACGGCCGACGGCGACGCGATCGGCCTCTCGGACCAGTCCGTCCCCGTTCTCTCGGGGGCGCTCTCCCGGACGACGAGGATTATCCTTGCGGACTACTTCCCGCCCGAGACGCTCGAGCCCGGCGACACAATCATCACGAACGATCCCTGGAGCGGGGGCGGCCACCTGTCGGACGTGGTCGTTCTGAACCCCGTCTTCCACGACGGCGACCTCGTCAGCATCGTCGGCAGTCTGGGACACACCGACGACGTGGGCGGGAACCGCGGCGGCTGGTCGACTGACGCCGAACAGGTGTACGAGGAGGGACTCCTCGTTCCGCCCGTGAAACTCTACGAGGCTGGCGAGCGAAACGACGCTATCGACTCCGTCATCCGGAGCAACGTCCGGATCCCCCATCAGGCGCTCGGAGACCTCGAGGCATTGCGATCGGGGAACACGGTCGGCGAGGAACGAGTTCGCGAAATCGTCGACGAACGGGGCCCCGAAACGTTCGACCGCGTCGCCGACGAAGTTATCACCCGAACCGAACGGGCGCTCCGGGAGCGATTCGCCGATCTGCCCGACGGCACCTACGAGGAGTCGGTCGAGTTCGCCATCGCCGACCACGACCTCGAAATCTGCGTCGCCGCGACGATCGACGGCGACGACCTCGAGGTCGACTTCACCGGGACGTCGGCACAGGTCGAGGGCGGGATCAACTGCCCGTTCGGAAACATCGTCACCATCACCGAGTACATCGTCAAGTGCATGCTCGTCCCCGATCTGCCGAACGCGGAGGGATTCTTCCGGCCGATCGAGGTGACCGCTCCGGAGGGATCGATTCTCAACTGCGATCGGCCGAAGGCCACGATGGGACGGCACCTCACGTACTCGCGAGCGGAAGACGCGCTCATCCGCGCGCTGGGTCAGGTCGTCCCCGAATCGGCGCTCTCCGAGATGGCGGGCATTCAGCTTGCGCCGTTTTCGGGCGCCGACGAGAACGGCGACGAGTTCATCGCCGTCGGCGGGACGGCCGGCGGCCTTCCGCCCAGCGCCGACAAGGACGGCATCCCCGGCGTCTACTTCCCGTACAACGGCCAGAACACACCGATCGAAATGTTCGAACGGTACAGCCCCCTCCGCTGGGAGGAGACGGCGCTCGTCCCCGACAGCGAGGGCGCCGGGGAACACCGGTCCGGCCCGGCGATGCGGACGTCGTACCACAATCCGACCGAGCGGCGGGTGTACTTCGCGCTCACCTCCGGCCGGGCCGATGACGACCCATCGGGGTTCCGCGGTGGTCGGCCGGGCAACCGAGCGACGACCGCGTCCTCGAGCGACGAGAAGGACGTCCCGCCGAACGGGTCCGGCGTACTCGAGCCCGGCGAAACGCTCACGCTCGTCTCGGCGACGCCCGGTGGATACGGCGATCCCGAGGACCGCGACCCCGAAGCCGTCGCGGAGGACGTCGAGCAGGGGCTGCTCACCGAAGAGCGCGCCCGCGAGGTCTACGGCTACCAACCCGACGAGCCATGA
- a CDS encoding dihydrolipoamide acetyltransferase family protein: protein MVDVVRIPKLGLSDYGDLVAWEFDTGDRVEEGDVVAVLESEKASAEIEAPASEVLLEQYVEEGEEIAIEVGKPLAVIGEEGESAPSVAELEDDGGSDDGRSSADEAAASPNAGSAGAEANGGTAAAAADVKATPRAKRRANDEDVDLTGIDGTGPQGAVTENDIEAFLESGDGASAGGGDESDSDGGSTADVKATPRAKRRAEEEGVELSRVDGTGPQGAITEDDVVEFASGGGDHGPDASASASGESSGDGLTVTDSRELTGARKTIAERLSESAREKPHVMGTREIGIERLEEVTDRLQENGVDVSLNDLVLHFVGRTLEDLPEFNAHFEDGEHRLIDEVNVGYAVDSEKGLVVPVIDDAPNRDLEELASERRRLVDAVLENEHEPSDLQGGTFTVTNVGVFDMDVSYSIINPPQVAILALGRRKPMPVERDGDVEFERGMTFSLTIDHRALDGADSGAFLDRLAEYLEYPGRAFDAV from the coding sequence ATGGTAGACGTAGTACGGATTCCGAAGCTCGGGCTGAGTGACTACGGCGATCTCGTCGCCTGGGAGTTCGATACGGGCGACCGCGTCGAGGAGGGAGACGTCGTCGCCGTCCTCGAGTCCGAGAAGGCCAGCGCCGAGATCGAGGCGCCGGCGAGCGAGGTCTTGCTCGAGCAGTACGTCGAGGAGGGCGAAGAGATCGCCATCGAGGTGGGCAAACCGCTCGCGGTGATCGGCGAGGAGGGAGAGTCGGCGCCGTCGGTAGCGGAACTCGAAGACGACGGCGGAAGCGACGACGGCCGGTCGAGTGCCGATGAGGCGGCAGCGAGTCCGAACGCCGGCTCCGCCGGTGCGGAGGCAAACGGCGGCACGGCCGCGGCGGCCGCGGACGTCAAGGCGACGCCGCGGGCCAAGCGCCGCGCAAACGACGAAGACGTCGACCTGACGGGGATCGACGGAACGGGACCCCAGGGAGCGGTCACCGAGAACGATATCGAAGCGTTCCTCGAGAGCGGCGACGGAGCGTCGGCAGGGGGCGGCGACGAGTCCGATTCCGACGGCGGATCGACGGCGGACGTCAAGGCGACGCCGCGAGCGAAGCGCCGAGCGGAAGAAGAGGGCGTCGAACTGTCGCGAGTCGACGGGACGGGTCCGCAGGGGGCGATCACCGAGGACGACGTGGTCGAGTTCGCGAGCGGCGGCGGTGACCACGGGCCCGACGCGTCGGCGTCCGCGAGCGGCGAGTCGTCCGGTGACGGCCTCACCGTGACGGACTCGCGGGAACTCACCGGCGCGCGGAAGACGATCGCGGAGCGTCTGAGCGAGAGCGCTCGAGAGAAGCCCCACGTCATGGGGACGCGCGAGATCGGCATCGAACGGCTCGAGGAAGTCACGGACCGACTGCAGGAGAACGGCGTCGACGTCTCGTTGAACGACCTCGTGCTTCACTTCGTCGGCCGGACGCTCGAGGATCTCCCCGAGTTCAACGCCCACTTCGAGGACGGGGAACACCGACTCATCGACGAGGTCAACGTCGGCTACGCGGTCGACAGCGAGAAGGGGCTCGTGGTGCCGGTGATCGACGACGCGCCGAATCGCGATCTCGAGGAGTTAGCGTCGGAACGGCGTAGGCTCGTCGACGCGGTCCTCGAAAACGAACACGAACCGTCGGATCTCCAGGGGGGCACCTTCACCGTCACCAACGTCGGCGTCTTCGACATGGACGTCTCCTACTCGATCATCAATCCGCCACAAGTCGCGATCCTCGCGCTCGGTCGCCGCAAGCCGATGCCCGTCGAGCGCGACGGCGACGTCGAATTCGAGCGCGGGATGACGTTCAGCCTGACGATCGATCACCGGGCCCTCGACGGCGCCGACTCGGGCGCGTTCCTCGACCGGCTCGCCGAGTACCTCGAGTACCCCGGTCGAGCGTTCGACGCCGTGTAG
- a CDS encoding alpha-ketoacid dehydrogenase subunit beta: MTREITYVQAIAEAIDEELQRDEDVVLFGEDVEEFGGNFGETEGLYEKHGRDRVRNTPLSEIGIAGMALGAAVGGIRPVAELQFADFAATAGDEVFNQIPKQPYVSGGQIEAPLTIFAPSGAGIGAGAQHSQSVHSWLGNVPGWVVVTATTPYDAKGLFKSAIRDDNPVFFLPHKMLSETKGEVPEEEYTLPLGEAAVEEEGEDVTVVATQLMFHRAKEAAAQVDADVEIVNPRTFAPLDTETIAESVRKTGRLVVVDETVERYGTQGHIANEIVENDFFSLDAPPKTIGVKEIPIPLSPPLEQEALPSADRIADGIESLF; encoded by the coding sequence ATGACGCGAGAGATCACGTACGTACAGGCGATCGCGGAGGCGATAGACGAGGAACTGCAGCGGGACGAGGACGTCGTCCTGTTCGGCGAGGACGTCGAGGAGTTCGGCGGGAACTTCGGCGAGACCGAGGGACTCTACGAGAAGCACGGTCGCGATCGCGTGCGGAACACGCCGCTGTCCGAGATCGGGATCGCGGGCATGGCCCTCGGTGCCGCCGTCGGGGGGATCCGTCCGGTCGCGGAACTGCAGTTCGCGGACTTCGCGGCGACGGCGGGCGACGAGGTGTTCAATCAGATCCCGAAACAGCCCTACGTCAGCGGCGGGCAGATCGAGGCCCCGCTCACCATCTTCGCGCCGTCCGGGGCCGGGATCGGTGCGGGCGCACAGCACTCCCAGTCCGTCCACTCCTGGCTCGGGAACGTCCCGGGGTGGGTCGTCGTCACCGCGACGACGCCGTACGACGCGAAGGGGCTGTTCAAGAGCGCCATCCGGGACGACAATCCCGTCTTCTTCCTCCCGCACAAGATGCTGAGCGAGACGAAAGGCGAAGTCCCCGAGGAGGAGTACACGCTTCCGCTCGGGGAGGCCGCGGTCGAGGAGGAAGGCGAGGACGTCACCGTCGTCGCGACCCAGCTCATGTTCCACCGCGCGAAGGAAGCCGCGGCGCAGGTCGACGCCGACGTCGAGATCGTCAATCCCCGGACGTTCGCCCCGCTCGACACCGAGACGATCGCCGAGAGCGTCCGGAAGACGGGGCGGCTGGTCGTCGTCGACGAAACCGTCGAACGCTACGGGACACAGGGCCACATCGCGAACGAAATCGTCGAGAACGACTTCTTCAGCCTCGACGCGCCGCCGAAGACCATCGGGGTGAAAGAGATCCCGATTCCGCTGAGTCCGCCGCTCGAGCAGGAAGCCCTGCCCTCGGCCGATCGCATCGCCGACGGAATCGAGTCGCTCTTCTAG